A region from the Rosa rugosa chromosome 6, drRosRugo1.1, whole genome shotgun sequence genome encodes:
- the LOC133716833 gene encoding uncharacterized protein LOC133716833 → MARFNSNFDAACPFCRVGIENLNHLFLSCPYAAEIWRKTGYSSQGFLSFEDWFDSWFVSGFCKQTTENLIIICWKLWEARNNLIFRHQLTPPASVIFSSTITAEQYRLANKPRSWGNSLPSNAKHSMIKWQPPPPGFCKLNFDGSVIGNKNAASGFVLRDEHGTPIVAGSRNIGIASVPVAEGNALRDGLYHALINNCKKVLVEGDSKLVIDVINKKCTIPWRLRILARDIAYLASSFDHIDFSFAPREANFVADAIVNHGHSLKNPFTWKGKLPLSALTASNFDNFSSGCPRGFKL, encoded by the coding sequence ATGGCTAGATTTAACTCCAATTTTGATGCTGCTTGTCCTTTCTGCAGGGTAGGGATTGAGAACTTAAACCATCTTTTTCTCTCTTGTCCCTACGCTGCAGAAATTTGGAGGAAGACTGGTTACTCTTCTCAAGGTTTTCTATCCTTTGAAGACTGGTTTGATTCTTGGTTTGTTTCTGGTTTCTGTAAGCAGACAACAGAAAATCTTATCATCATTTGTTGGAAGCTTTGGGAGGCCAGAAACAACCTTATTTTCAGACATCAATTAACCCCCCCAGCTTCTGTAATTTTTTCTTCTACGATTACTGCTGAACAGTACAGATTGGCCAACAAACCAAGGTCTTGGGGTAACTCTCTCCCTTCTAATGCAAAGCACTCAATGATCAAGTGGCAGCCGCCTCCTCCTGGCTTCTGTAAGCTCAACTTCGACGGGTCGGTTATTGGAAACAAGAATGCTGCCTCGGGTTTTGTCCTTCGAGATGAACATGGCACTCCTATTGTTGCGGGTTCTAGGAACATCGGCATTGCCTCTGTTCCTGTTGCTGAAGGAAACGCTCTTAGAGATGGTCTTTATCATGCTCTGATCAACAACTGCAAGAAAGTGTTGGTGGAAGGGGACTCGAAACTTGTGATTGATGTCATCAACAAGAAGTGTACCATCCCTTGGAGACTCCGGATCCTTGCTAGAGACATAGCCTACTTGGCTAGTAGCTTTGACCACATTGACTTCTCCTTTGCTCCCCGtgaagccaattttgtggcGGATGCCATTGTGAATCATGGTCATAGTCTGAAGAACCCTTTCACGTGGAAAGGGAAGCTCCCTCTCTCGGCGCTTACAGCTTCTAATTTTGATAATTTTAGTTCTGGTTGTCCTAGGGGTTTCAAGTTGTAA
- the LOC133718015 gene encoding protein NRT1/ PTR FAMILY 2.7-like, which produces MEVEGELSPQSTSKEGGEVHRVCDDNEDSKGGGWTTFPFVTATVLGLSVAAGGWASNLIVFLITKFNVKTITATQINNIILGTNNLFPIAGAFIADSFFTSFSVVSTFSFISLLGMIMLALIATIHSLRPSPCSIGSLITCQAPSKFQYSVLYAALSLASLGLGGTRFTIATMGADQFNNPNDQGVFFNWYFLALYVANVFSFAAIIYIQDNVGWGLGFGICCIANGIGLGVFLLGKRLYKKVKPKGSPFLSIARVLVAAIWKRKISSEASRENDYYYGAGVLADSAPPTKSFRFLNCAALKIEEDKQFEGSYGNPWRLCTVKEVEDLKTLIKIMPLWSTGIFLSTPIGIFSSLTILQALTMDRHLGPHFKIPAASFLVFNLLATAISIFIIDRFILLKYKNLTGRTLTPIQRIGIGHIINIISLIGSALIERRRLGVVRAHSLTNQPGSEVPMSALWLVAPLSVIGIAEAFHFPGQVSLCYQEFPKSLRSTSTAMISLLIGIGYYLSTAVTDLVDKTTKWLPDDINQGRLDNMFWMLVVIGVVNFGYFITCAKFFVYQNQNVGK; this is translated from the exons AGCTCTCTCCCCAGTCCACATCCAAAGAAGGAGGAGAAGTTCATAGGGTTTGCGATGATAATGAAGATTCTAAAGGAGGAGGCTGGACAACATTTCCCTTTGTTACTG CAACTGTGTTGGGTCTCTCAGTAGCAGCCGGCGGGTGGGCATCGAATTTGATAGTGTTTCTGATAACAAAATTCAATGTGAAGACCATAACGGCTACACAGATCAATAACATCATCCTTGGTACCAACAATCTCTTCCCCATCGCCGGAGCCTTCATCGCTGATTCCTTTTTCACCTCCTTCTCCGTCGTCAGCACCTTTTCCTTCATTTCTTTACTG GGTATGATCATGTTGGCCCTAATAGCAACTATCCACTCATTGAGGCCCTCACCATGTTCAATTGGCTCACTTATTACATGTCAAGCTCCATCAAAGTTTCAATACTCAGTCCTATATGCAGCATTATCACTAGCTTCTCTAGGACTTGGAGGCACTCGCTTCACAATTGCAACCATGGGAGCAGACCAATTCAATAATCCAAACGATCAAGGGGTTTTCTTCAATTGGTATTTTCTGGCTTTGTATGTGGCCAATGTCTTCAGCTTCGCAGCCATCATATATATTCAGGACAACGTGGGATGGGGATTAGGGTTCGGAATATGTTGCATTGCAAATGGTATTGGATTGGGGGTGTTTTTGTTGGGGAAACGACTTTATAAGAAAGTTAAACCAAAGGGTAGCCCATTCTTAAGCATAGCAAGAGTACTGGTTGCAGCAATTTGGAAGAGGAAGATTTCATCAGAAGCTTCTAGAGAGAATGATTATTATTATGGAGCAGGTGTTTTGGCCGACAGTGCTCCACCAACTAAAAGTTTCAG ATTCCTGAACTGTGCAGCCTTGAAAATTGAAGAAGATAAACAATTTGAAGGCTCGTATGGAAACCCATGGAGGCTATGCACTGTGAAAGAAGTGGAAGACCTCAAAACCCTAATTAAGATCATGCCACTGTGGTCTACTGGCATCTTCCTAAGCACACCAATAGGCATATTCAGCAGCCTTACTATACTCCAAGCCCTAACCATGGATAGACACCTTGGTCCACATTTCAAAATCCCTGCTGCTTCATTCCTAGTGTTTAACCTTTTAGCCACAGCCATCTCCATCTTCATAATTGACCGCTTCATACTCCTCAAGTACAAGAACCTCACTGGACGAACTCTAACACCGATCCAGCGAATAGGGATCGGACACATCATAAACATTATTTCCCTAATTGGGTCTGCCTTAATCGAAAGAAGACGACTTGGAGTGGTAAGAGCACATAGCCTCACGAACCAACCTGGTTCAGAGGTGCCCATGTCCGCCCTTTGGCTTGTGGCACCACTGTCGGTTATTGGAATCGCTGAGGCATTTCATTTCCCAGGACAAGTTTCATTGTGCTATCAAGAATTTCCAAAATCATTGAGAAGTACCTCCACTGCTATGATCTCATTGTTGATTGGAATCGGGTATTATCTTAGCACTGCAGTCACTGATTTGGTAGACAAGACCACAAAGTGGTTACCAGATGATATAAATCAAGGGAGGTTGGATAATATGTTTTGGATGTTGGTAGTGATTGGGGTGGTGAATTTTGGTTACTTCATAACTTGTGCCAAGTTCTTTGTGTATCAAAAccaaaatgtagggaaataa